In Oncorhynchus kisutch isolate 150728-3 linkage group LG5, Okis_V2, whole genome shotgun sequence, a genomic segment contains:
- the LOC116374135 gene encoding cyclin-dependent kinase 5 activator 2-like yields KLFEHPIDTDWDTKLGKLRVLEGAARCRHGYCSVSVAEVKEGSGRCVCGRETGPCDGGKTQEKSLKKRHSVLLHALTWKRLVAASAKKKNAKKVNPKPDGSQAKSDPLVDQLNTDNIKKSQPSNGILDRKPTGPKPGPIPVPVPTVPDQTRRQTQNGRLFISPRRVVVQASTGELLRCLSDFLCRRCFKLKELTANEVILWFRNVDRALLVQGWQDQGFITPANLVFVYLLCREAVEEDTVSEYELQATFLTCLYLAYS; encoded by the exons AAACTATTCGAACACCCCATCGATACGGACTGGGACACAAAGCTCGGGAAGCTCCGTGTGTTGGAAGGCGCTGCGCGCTGCAGACATGGgtactgttctgtctctgtcgcCGAGGTCAAGGAAGGCAGcgggcggtgtgtgtgtggacgaGAAACCGGACCTTGCGACGGCGGGAAAACACAGGAGAAGAGCCTAAAGAAGCGCCACTCGGTGCTGCTCCATGCTCTGACGTGGAAGAGGCTGGTCGCCGCATCGGCCAAGAAGAAGAATGCCAAAAAGGTGAATCCCAAACCCGACGGCAGCCAGGCCAAATCCGATCCCTTGGTGGACCAGCTCAACACCGACAACATCAAGAAATCACAACCGTCCAACGGAATACTCGACCGAAAACCGACAGGGCCCAAACCCGGGCCAATTCCTGTGCCTGTTCCTACAGTACCGGACCAGACCCGGCGGCAGACCCAGAATGGACGCTTATTCATCTCCCCTCGGAGGGTGGTGGTGCAG GCTTCCACCGGCGAGCTCCTGAGGTGTCTCTCTGACTTTCTCTGCCGCCGCTGCTTCAAGCTCAAAGAGCTCACGGCCAATGAGGTCATCCTGTGGTTCCGTAACGTGGACCGGGCTCTGTTAGTGCAGGGCTGGCAGGACCAGGGCTTCATCACCCCGGCTAACCTGGTCTTCGTCTACTTGCTCTGCCGAGAGGCAGTGGAGGAAGACACGGTGTCTGAATACGAGCTGCAGGCGACCTTCCTCACCTGCCTGTACCTGGCCTACTCCTAA
- the LOC116374136 gene encoding formin-like protein 2 isoform X1, translating to MESSGPLPPPPPPCAPPLPGCGGSPTVIFNSGLAEGSLKLFSVKIKKPIQTKFRMPVFNWVALKPSQINGTVFNDIDDERILQELNVEEFEEMFKTKAQGPAVDVTLSRHKAPQKGPNRVSLLEANRAKNLAITLRKAGQGPELICRAIQTFDMRTVRVDFVECLMRFLPTEGEVKMLRQYERDRKPVDTLSDEDRFMLQFSRIERLAQRMSIITFMGNFQDNIQMLTPQLHAIIAASVSIKSSQKLKKILEIILALGNYMNSSKRGAVYGFKLQSLDLLLETKTTDRKQTLLHYIANVVREKYPGVALFYNELHYVEKAAAVSLENVVCDVKECQRGMDLSWREYSMHGHNPLLKDFISKHETRLQKLQEDAHIAQDAFDDAVKHFGESSKTMPPSVFFPVFVRFIKAYRLAEEENEQRRRQEQALMEKLEQEELQQEQEAPKSPSNRPKQRQQESLITELRRRQGGKDSRHVYEGKDGAIEDIITVLKTVPFTARTAKRSSRFFCDPTHTE from the exons ATGGAGTCCTCCGGtcctctgcctccccctcctcccccatgcGCCCCTCCACTCCCCGGCTGTGGTGGATCACCCACTGTCATCTTTAACTCCGGCCTGGCag AGGGGTCACTCAAGCTGTTCT cTGTGAAGATTAAGAAGCCTATCCAGACTAAGTTCCGTATGCCAGTGTTTAACTGGGTGGCCCTAAAACCAAGTCAGATCAACGGAACTGTCTTCAACGACATAGACGATGAAAGGATCCTccag GAGCTGAATGTGGAGGAGTTTGAGGAGATGTTTAAGACCAAGGCCCAGGGGCCAGCGGTGGATGTGACTCTGAGCAGGCATAAGGCCCCTCAGAAGGGTCCCAACAGGGTGTCTCTGCTGGAGGCTAACAGAGCCAAGAACCTGGCCATCACCCTCCGCAAGGCTGGCCAGGGGCCCGAACTCATCTGTCGGGCCATCCAGAC GTTTGACATGCGTACTGTGCGTGTGGACTTTGTGGAGTGTCTGATGCGTTTCCTCCCCACTGAGGGCGAGGTGAAGATGCTACGGCAGTACGAGAGGGACAGAAAGCCTGTGGACACACTGAGCGATGAGGACCGCTTCATGTTGCAGTTCAGCCGCATAGAGAGACTGGCCCAACGCATGTCCATCATCACCTTCATGGGCAACTTCCAGGACAACATACAGATGCTCACACCg CAACTCCACGCAATCATCGCTGCTTCTGTGTCCATCAAGTCCTCCCAGAAACTCAAGAAGATTCTAGAG atTATCCTGGCTCTGGGGAACTATATGAACAGCAGTAAGAGAGGAGCGGTGTACGGATTCAAGCTGCAGAGTTTAGAcctg CTGCTGGAGACTAAGACTACCGACAGAAAGCAGACCCTGCTGCATTACATAGCCaacgtggtgagagagaaataCCCCGGAGTCGCTCTGTTCTACAATGAgctgcactatgtagagaaagCTGCCGCAG tgtcccTGGAGAACGTGGTGTGTGACGTGAAGGAGTGTCAGCGTGGTATGGATCTGTCGTGGAGGGAGTACAGCATGCACGGCCACAACCCACTCCTCAAAGACTTCATCAGCAAACACGAGACTCGCCTGCAGAAACTACAGGAGGACGCACACATCGCACAG GATGCATTTGACGATGCGGTGAAGCACTTTGGGGAGAGCTCTAAGACCatgcctccctctgtcttcttccctgtgtttgtacGATTCATCAAAGCCTACAGG ctggcggaggaggagaatgagcagaggaggaggcaagAGCAGGCGCTGATGGAGAAGCTGGAGCAGGAGGAGCTGCAACAGGAGCAGGAGGCGCCTAAG tccccGTCCAACCGTCCAAAGCAGCGGCAGCAGGAGTCCCTGATCACAGAGCTGAGGAGGCGACAGGGCGGTAAAGACAGCAGACATGTCTACGAGGGCAAAGATGGAGCTATAGAGGACATCATTACAG TGCTGAAGACCGTCCCTTTCACTGCCAGGACGGCCAAACGCAGCTCTCGCTTCTTCTGTGATCCCACCCACACTGAATAA
- the LOC116374136 gene encoding formin-like protein 2 isoform X2: MESSGPLPPPPPPCAPPLPGCGGSPTVIFNSGLAAVKIKKPIQTKFRMPVFNWVALKPSQINGTVFNDIDDERILQELNVEEFEEMFKTKAQGPAVDVTLSRHKAPQKGPNRVSLLEANRAKNLAITLRKAGQGPELICRAIQTFDMRTVRVDFVECLMRFLPTEGEVKMLRQYERDRKPVDTLSDEDRFMLQFSRIERLAQRMSIITFMGNFQDNIQMLTPQLHAIIAASVSIKSSQKLKKILEIILALGNYMNSSKRGAVYGFKLQSLDLLLETKTTDRKQTLLHYIANVVREKYPGVALFYNELHYVEKAAAVSLENVVCDVKECQRGMDLSWREYSMHGHNPLLKDFISKHETRLQKLQEDAHIAQDAFDDAVKHFGESSKTMPPSVFFPVFVRFIKAYRLAEEENEQRRRQEQALMEKLEQEELQQEQEAPKSPSNRPKQRQQESLITELRRRQGGKDSRHVYEGKDGAIEDIITVLKTVPFTARTAKRSSRFFCDPTHTE, translated from the exons ATGGAGTCCTCCGGtcctctgcctccccctcctcccccatgcGCCCCTCCACTCCCCGGCTGTGGTGGATCACCCACTGTCATCTTTAACTCCGGCCTGGCag cTGTGAAGATTAAGAAGCCTATCCAGACTAAGTTCCGTATGCCAGTGTTTAACTGGGTGGCCCTAAAACCAAGTCAGATCAACGGAACTGTCTTCAACGACATAGACGATGAAAGGATCCTccag GAGCTGAATGTGGAGGAGTTTGAGGAGATGTTTAAGACCAAGGCCCAGGGGCCAGCGGTGGATGTGACTCTGAGCAGGCATAAGGCCCCTCAGAAGGGTCCCAACAGGGTGTCTCTGCTGGAGGCTAACAGAGCCAAGAACCTGGCCATCACCCTCCGCAAGGCTGGCCAGGGGCCCGAACTCATCTGTCGGGCCATCCAGAC GTTTGACATGCGTACTGTGCGTGTGGACTTTGTGGAGTGTCTGATGCGTTTCCTCCCCACTGAGGGCGAGGTGAAGATGCTACGGCAGTACGAGAGGGACAGAAAGCCTGTGGACACACTGAGCGATGAGGACCGCTTCATGTTGCAGTTCAGCCGCATAGAGAGACTGGCCCAACGCATGTCCATCATCACCTTCATGGGCAACTTCCAGGACAACATACAGATGCTCACACCg CAACTCCACGCAATCATCGCTGCTTCTGTGTCCATCAAGTCCTCCCAGAAACTCAAGAAGATTCTAGAG atTATCCTGGCTCTGGGGAACTATATGAACAGCAGTAAGAGAGGAGCGGTGTACGGATTCAAGCTGCAGAGTTTAGAcctg CTGCTGGAGACTAAGACTACCGACAGAAAGCAGACCCTGCTGCATTACATAGCCaacgtggtgagagagaaataCCCCGGAGTCGCTCTGTTCTACAATGAgctgcactatgtagagaaagCTGCCGCAG tgtcccTGGAGAACGTGGTGTGTGACGTGAAGGAGTGTCAGCGTGGTATGGATCTGTCGTGGAGGGAGTACAGCATGCACGGCCACAACCCACTCCTCAAAGACTTCATCAGCAAACACGAGACTCGCCTGCAGAAACTACAGGAGGACGCACACATCGCACAG GATGCATTTGACGATGCGGTGAAGCACTTTGGGGAGAGCTCTAAGACCatgcctccctctgtcttcttccctgtgtttgtacGATTCATCAAAGCCTACAGG ctggcggaggaggagaatgagcagaggaggaggcaagAGCAGGCGCTGATGGAGAAGCTGGAGCAGGAGGAGCTGCAACAGGAGCAGGAGGCGCCTAAG tccccGTCCAACCGTCCAAAGCAGCGGCAGCAGGAGTCCCTGATCACAGAGCTGAGGAGGCGACAGGGCGGTAAAGACAGCAGACATGTCTACGAGGGCAAAGATGGAGCTATAGAGGACATCATTACAG TGCTGAAGACCGTCCCTTTCACTGCCAGGACGGCCAAACGCAGCTCTCGCTTCTTCTGTGATCCCACCCACACTGAATAA